In a genomic window of Telopea speciosissima isolate NSW1024214 ecotype Mountain lineage chromosome 5, Tspe_v1, whole genome shotgun sequence:
- the LOC122660823 gene encoding probable inactive heme oxygenase 2, chloroplastic isoform X1, whose translation MFSSPAAAAAAIQTTSPFQMSLRPLVGKPLVDGGRLHFSLRHEIGFQLPKFNTAKFQSQRSRNNGLFLFCCSNSDNSTANDTASTATAVVPQPPPVIKQRKRYRKLYPGENEGIVEEMRFVAMRLRNNKGKPISTVGDEEEMKEEESSSSPDGVVEETWQPSMEGFLKYLVDSKLVFDTLDSIVEASDDVAYAYFRKTGLERSECLSKDLEWFAQQDIAIPEPGPPGVSYAEYLRELAEKSAPLFLCHFYNVYFAHIAGGQVIAKQVSEKLLEGRQLEFYKWDGDVQETLKDVREKLNRLGEHWTRDEKNRCLREAKKSFTFLGQIIRLIILVV comes from the exons ATGTTCTCTTctccagcagcagcagcagctgcaATACAGACAACTTCGCCTTTCCAGATGTCGTTGAGGCCGTTGGTGGGTAAGCCTTTGGTAGATGGTGGTAGACTACATTTCTCACTTCGCCATGAAATTGGGTTTCAGTTACCCAAGTTTAATACGGCAAAGTTTCAGTCTCAGAGGAGCAGAAATAATGGCCTTTTCCTATTCTGTTGCTCTAATTCGGATAATTCAACTGCTAATGATACTGCCTCGACAGCGACAGCAGTAGTTCCTCAACCACCTCCAGTTATAAAGCAGAGGAAGAGATACAGGAAGCTTTATCCAGGAGAAAACGAGGGCATCGTCGAAGAGATGAGGTTTGTTGCCATGAGACTCCGCAACAACAAAGGTAAGCCTATCTCTACTgtaggagatgaagaagaaatgaaagaagaggAATCGTCATCATCGCCAGATGGTGTTGTGGAAGAGACGTGGCAACCCAGCATGGAAGGCTTCCTCAAGTACCTGGTCGACAGCAAGCTTGTCTTCGATACCCTTGACAGCATCGTCGAAGCATCCGATGATGTCGCTT ATGCTTACTTTCGAAAAACTGGATTAGAGCGATCTGAATGTCTTTCCAAAGATCTAGAGTGGTTTGCTCAACAGGATATTGCGATTCCAGAACCTGGTCCTCCTGGAGTTTCTTATGCTGAATATTTGAGGGAACTTGCAGAAAAGAGTGCTCCGCTGTTTCTCTGCCATTTTTATAATGTATATTTTGCCCACATTGCCGGTGGTCAAGTGATTGCAAAACAG GTTTCAGAGAAGCTCCTCGAAGGAAGGCAGCTGGAGTTTTACAAATGGGATGGGGATGTGCAGGAGACGTTGAAAGATGTAAGAGAGAAGCTCAACAGGCTTGGGGAG CATTGGACGCGAGATGAGAAAAACAGATGCTTGAGAGAAGCAAAGAAGTCGTTCACGTTCTTAGGGCAGATCATCCGCTTGATAATTTTAGTAGTCTAA
- the LOC122661006 gene encoding uncharacterized protein LOC122661006, giving the protein MADKPSRGLVLYGDGLVRLISPSHTNMHSLAARGICGFLSLPHSLDAETEDERVVREMAQLLDSDYDYISKDGEHASTIECQQTSFLPTISEKFMGLRAAILTTNSNVKSLGRNLGFTVFGFNELTNESSQDVLVSEILQLLGFHEGRMLETSQFDLVLVHVGHVGKENELDWLNALVGRITQTARPGSEVGSCLHFSIVMSYGAVSNDEDPNLTILISHKQTNSNLSLLVPNQSYTMKGGNLLKNIRHHCPMLIAQWQEAVTRKDMVETFSFEEFKEHGANLAMPANRFLHEVAFKIWKAPKYGA; this is encoded by the exons ATGGCTGACAAACCAAGCCGAGGTTTGGTGTTGTATGGTGATGGGTTGGTGCGTCTAATTTCTCCTTCGCATACCAATATGCATTCTCTTGCGGCTCGGGGAATATGCGGCTTCTTGTCCCTTCCACATTCCCTTGATGCAG AAACTGAGGATGAGAGAGTGGTTAGAGAGATGGCTCAACTACTGGATTCCGATTATGATTACATCAGCAAA GATGGAGAGCATGCTTCCACAATTGAATGTCAGCAAACATCCTTTTTGCCAACTATTTCAGAGAA GTTCATGGGACTGAGAGCTGCTATTTTGACAACCAATTCAAACGTGAAGTCTTTGGGAAGAAACCTTGGCTTCACAGTGTTTGGTTTTAATGAGTTGACCAATGAATCCTCCCAGGATGTTTTAGTCTCTGAGATATTACAGTTGCTGGGTTTTCATGAGGGAAGGATGTTAGAAACGAGCCAATTTGATTTAGTGTTGGTGCATGTTGGTCATGTTGGGAAGGAAAATGAACTAGATTGGCTCAATGCTTTGGTTGGAAGGATTACGCAAACAGCGCGACCTGGATCAGAAGTTGGTTCCTGTCTTCACTTCTCTATTGTCATGAGCTATGGGGCTGTATCTAATGATGAGGATCCAAATTTAACAATTTTGATCTCACACAAGCAGACAAACTCCAATCTTTCATTGCTCGTCCCTAATCAAAGTTACACTATGAAAGGAGGGAATTTACTGAAAAACATTCG GCACCATTGTCCAATGTTAATTGCACAGTGGCAGGAGGCTGTAACTCGGAAGGATATGGTTGAGACATTTTCATTCGAGGAATTTAAGGAG CACGGTGCAAACCTTGCTATGCCTGCAAACCGGTTTTTGCATGAGGTAGCATTTAAGATTTGGAAGGCCCCTAAATATGGAGCATGA
- the LOC122660823 gene encoding probable inactive heme oxygenase 2, chloroplastic isoform X2, producing the protein MFSSPAAAAAAIQTTSPFQMSLRPLVGKPLVDGGRLHFSLRHEIGFQLPKFNTAKFQSQRSRNNGLFLFCCSNSDNSTANDTASTATAVVPQPPPVIKQRKRYRKLYPGENEGIVEEMRFVAMRLRNNKGKPISTVGDEEEMKEEESSSSPDGVVEETWQPSMEGFLKYLVDSKLVFDTLDSIVEASDDVAYAYFRKTGLERSECLSKDLEWFAQQDIAIPEPGPPGVSYAEYLRELAEKSAPLFLCHFYNVYFAHIAGGQVIAKQVSEKLLEGRQLEFYKWDGDVQETLKDVREKLNRLGEAALDAR; encoded by the exons ATGTTCTCTTctccagcagcagcagcagctgcaATACAGACAACTTCGCCTTTCCAGATGTCGTTGAGGCCGTTGGTGGGTAAGCCTTTGGTAGATGGTGGTAGACTACATTTCTCACTTCGCCATGAAATTGGGTTTCAGTTACCCAAGTTTAATACGGCAAAGTTTCAGTCTCAGAGGAGCAGAAATAATGGCCTTTTCCTATTCTGTTGCTCTAATTCGGATAATTCAACTGCTAATGATACTGCCTCGACAGCGACAGCAGTAGTTCCTCAACCACCTCCAGTTATAAAGCAGAGGAAGAGATACAGGAAGCTTTATCCAGGAGAAAACGAGGGCATCGTCGAAGAGATGAGGTTTGTTGCCATGAGACTCCGCAACAACAAAGGTAAGCCTATCTCTACTgtaggagatgaagaagaaatgaaagaagaggAATCGTCATCATCGCCAGATGGTGTTGTGGAAGAGACGTGGCAACCCAGCATGGAAGGCTTCCTCAAGTACCTGGTCGACAGCAAGCTTGTCTTCGATACCCTTGACAGCATCGTCGAAGCATCCGATGATGTCGCTT ATGCTTACTTTCGAAAAACTGGATTAGAGCGATCTGAATGTCTTTCCAAAGATCTAGAGTGGTTTGCTCAACAGGATATTGCGATTCCAGAACCTGGTCCTCCTGGAGTTTCTTATGCTGAATATTTGAGGGAACTTGCAGAAAAGAGTGCTCCGCTGTTTCTCTGCCATTTTTATAATGTATATTTTGCCCACATTGCCGGTGGTCAAGTGATTGCAAAACAG GTTTCAGAGAAGCTCCTCGAAGGAAGGCAGCTGGAGTTTTACAAATGGGATGGGGATGTGCAGGAGACGTTGAAAGATGTAAGAGAGAAGCTCAACAGGCTTGGGGAG GCAGCATTGGACGCGAGATGA